In one Molothrus ater isolate BHLD 08-10-18 breed brown headed cowbird chromosome 6, BPBGC_Mater_1.1, whole genome shotgun sequence genomic region, the following are encoded:
- the ZBTB1 gene encoding zinc finger and BTB domain-containing protein 1 isoform X2 has protein sequence MAKTSHSNYVLQQLNKQREWGFLCDCCIAIDDIYFQAHKAVLAACSAYFRMFFMNHQNTTAQLNLSNMKISAECFDLILQFMYLGKIMTAPANFEQFKVAMNYLQLYNVPECLEDIQDTDSSSLKCSSPASSTQTNKMIFGVRMYEDALARNGSETNRWGMEPPSSTVNTSHNKEPEEETLHLNSFPEQLFDVCKKSTTSKFSHTKERVSHSRRFGRSFTCDSCGFSFSCEKLLDEHVLTCTNRHSYQSARYYSAEKIDFSEKNSTSKMISTQTEKYKGDSNHAADDSSSPVSNITSRKSSTVASETSGEEGSRASERKRIIIKVEPEDNPTDELKDFNIIKVADKDCNESSDNDDLDDEQEEPLYRYYVEEEMREKRNARKTLKPRLSMDEDERKCLKSPRHLNSKASSVQEDVENAPCELCGLTITEEDLSSHYLSKHIENICACGKCGQILVKGKQLQEHAQTCGEPQDLTMNGIRNSEEKMDLEENPEEQSEIRDMMFAEMLEDFRDSHFQMNSLQKNQLYKHSACPFRCPNCGQRFDSENLVVEHMSNCLEQDLFKNSMLEENERDHRRKHFCNLCGKGFYQRCHLREHYTVHTKEKQFVCQTCGKQFLRERQLRLHNDMHKGMASSEIGTSKLLNN, from the exons AGTccttgctgcctgcagtgcctaTTTTAGGATGTTTTTTATGAACCATCAAAACACTACAGCCCAGCTGAATCTAAGCAACATGAAGATTAGCGCTGAATGCTTTGATCTTATTTTACAGTTCATGTATTTAGGAAAAATTATGACAGCCCCTGCCAATTTCGAGCAATTTAAAGTGGCCATGAACTATTTACAGCTGTATAATGTACCTGAGTGTCTAGAAGATATACAGGACACAGACTCATCTAGTTTAAAATGTTCATCTCCTGCTTCTAGCACGCAGACTAATAAAATGATATTTGGTGTGAGAATGTATGAAGACGCACTTGCTAGAAATGGCAGTGAAACAAACAGGTGGGGCATGGAGCCACCAAGTTCAACGGTAAATACATCCCATAACAAAGAGCCTGAGGAAGAAACTTTGCACCTCAACAGCTTCCCCGAGCAACTGTTTGATGTCTGCAAAAAAAGCACCACGTCCAAATTCTCTCACACGAAAGAGCGCGTGTCCCACTCGCGCCGGTTTGGAAGGAGCTTCACCTGCGACAGCTGTGGGTTTAGCTTTAGCTGTGAAAAGCTACTGGATGAGCATGTGTTAACATGCACCAACAGGCATTCCTACCAAAGTGCCAGGTACTACAGTGCTGAGAAAATAGACTTTAGTGAAAAGAACTCTACTTCTAAAATGATTtccacacaaacagaaaaatacaaggGGGACTCGAACCATGCTGCGGACGATTCATCGTCTCCCGTGTCAAACATCAcgagcagaaaaagcagcactgtTGCCTCTGAGACATCAGGTGAAGAAGGAAGTAGAGCCTCTGAGAGGAAGAGGATTATCATCAAGGTGGAGCCAGAGGACAATCCTACGGATGAGCTGAAGGATTTTAATATTATCAAGGTGGCAGATAAAGACTGCAATGAGTCTTCTGACAATGATGACCTAGATGATGAACAGGAAGAGCCGCTTTACAGATACTACGTTGAGGAAGAGatgagagagaagagaaatgctCGGAAGACTCTAAAGCCTCGCTTATCCATGGATGAGGATGAAAGAAAGTGTTTGAAAAGTCCACGGCACCTTAACAGCAAGGCTTCTTCAGTGCAGGAAGATGTGGAGAATGCTCCCTGTGAACTTTGTGGGCTAACAATCACTGAGGAAGATCTGTCCTCTCATTATTTATCCAAACACATAGAAAATATATGTGCTTGTGGCAAGTGTGGTCAAATACTGGTCAAAGGCAAGCAGCTACAGGAGCATGCACAGACCTGTGGAGAACCCCAGGATCTGACCATGAATGGGATCAGAAATTCTGAGGAGAAAATGGACTTGGAAGAAAACCCCGAGGAGCAGTCAGAAATAAGGGACATGATGTTTGCAGAGATGCTAGAGGACTTCAGGGACAGTCACTTCCAAATGAACAGCCTTCAAAAAAACCAGTTATACAAGCATTCTGCCTGTCCTTTCCGATGCCCTAATTGCGGCCAGCGTTTTGATAGTGAAAACCTAGTGGTTGAACATATGTCAAACTGCCTGGAGCAAGATCTGTTCAAGAACTCCATGCTGGAAGAGAATGAGAGGGATCACAGGCGTAAGCATTTCTGCAACCTTTGCGGGAAAGGATTTTATCAGCGTTGCCACTTGCGGGAACACTATACCGTTCATACCAAGGAAAAACAGTTTGTTTGTCAGACATGTGGGAAGCAGTTCTTAAGAGAGCGCCAGTTGCGGCTCCACAATGATATGCACAAAGGCATGGCCAG TAGTGAAATAGGGACTTCTAAGCTTCTGAACAACTGA
- the ZBTB1 gene encoding zinc finger and BTB domain-containing protein 1 isoform X1 — MAKTSHSNYVLQQLNKQREWGFLCDCCIAIDDIYFQAHKAVLAACSAYFRMFFMNHQNTTAQLNLSNMKISAECFDLILQFMYLGKIMTAPANFEQFKVAMNYLQLYNVPECLEDIQDTDSSSLKCSSPASSTQTNKMIFGVRMYEDALARNGSETNRWGMEPPSSTVNTSHNKEPEEETLHLNSFPEQLFDVCKKSTTSKFSHTKERVSHSRRFGRSFTCDSCGFSFSCEKLLDEHVLTCTNRHSYQSARYYSAEKIDFSEKNSTSKMISTQTEKYKGDSNHAADDSSSPVSNITSRKSSTVASETSGEEGSRASERKRIIIKVEPEDNPTDELKDFNIIKVADKDCNESSDNDDLDDEQEEPLYRYYVEEEMREKRNARKTLKPRLSMDEDERKCLKSPRHLNSKASSVQEDVENAPCELCGLTITEEDLSSHYLSKHIENICACGKCGQILVKGKQLQEHAQTCGEPQDLTMNGIRNSEEKMDLEENPEEQSEIRDMMFAEMLEDFRDSHFQMNSLQKNQLYKHSACPFRCPNCGQRFDSENLVVEHMSNCLEQDLFKNSMLEENERDHRRKHFCNLCGKGFYQRCHLREHYTVHTKEKQFVCQTCGKQFLRERQLRLHNDMHKGMARYVCSICDQGNFRKHDHVRHMISHLSAGETICQVCFQIFPNNEQLEQHRDVHLYTCGVCGAKFNLRKDMRSHYNAKHLKRT; from the coding sequence AGTccttgctgcctgcagtgcctaTTTTAGGATGTTTTTTATGAACCATCAAAACACTACAGCCCAGCTGAATCTAAGCAACATGAAGATTAGCGCTGAATGCTTTGATCTTATTTTACAGTTCATGTATTTAGGAAAAATTATGACAGCCCCTGCCAATTTCGAGCAATTTAAAGTGGCCATGAACTATTTACAGCTGTATAATGTACCTGAGTGTCTAGAAGATATACAGGACACAGACTCATCTAGTTTAAAATGTTCATCTCCTGCTTCTAGCACGCAGACTAATAAAATGATATTTGGTGTGAGAATGTATGAAGACGCACTTGCTAGAAATGGCAGTGAAACAAACAGGTGGGGCATGGAGCCACCAAGTTCAACGGTAAATACATCCCATAACAAAGAGCCTGAGGAAGAAACTTTGCACCTCAACAGCTTCCCCGAGCAACTGTTTGATGTCTGCAAAAAAAGCACCACGTCCAAATTCTCTCACACGAAAGAGCGCGTGTCCCACTCGCGCCGGTTTGGAAGGAGCTTCACCTGCGACAGCTGTGGGTTTAGCTTTAGCTGTGAAAAGCTACTGGATGAGCATGTGTTAACATGCACCAACAGGCATTCCTACCAAAGTGCCAGGTACTACAGTGCTGAGAAAATAGACTTTAGTGAAAAGAACTCTACTTCTAAAATGATTtccacacaaacagaaaaatacaaggGGGACTCGAACCATGCTGCGGACGATTCATCGTCTCCCGTGTCAAACATCAcgagcagaaaaagcagcactgtTGCCTCTGAGACATCAGGTGAAGAAGGAAGTAGAGCCTCTGAGAGGAAGAGGATTATCATCAAGGTGGAGCCAGAGGACAATCCTACGGATGAGCTGAAGGATTTTAATATTATCAAGGTGGCAGATAAAGACTGCAATGAGTCTTCTGACAATGATGACCTAGATGATGAACAGGAAGAGCCGCTTTACAGATACTACGTTGAGGAAGAGatgagagagaagagaaatgctCGGAAGACTCTAAAGCCTCGCTTATCCATGGATGAGGATGAAAGAAAGTGTTTGAAAAGTCCACGGCACCTTAACAGCAAGGCTTCTTCAGTGCAGGAAGATGTGGAGAATGCTCCCTGTGAACTTTGTGGGCTAACAATCACTGAGGAAGATCTGTCCTCTCATTATTTATCCAAACACATAGAAAATATATGTGCTTGTGGCAAGTGTGGTCAAATACTGGTCAAAGGCAAGCAGCTACAGGAGCATGCACAGACCTGTGGAGAACCCCAGGATCTGACCATGAATGGGATCAGAAATTCTGAGGAGAAAATGGACTTGGAAGAAAACCCCGAGGAGCAGTCAGAAATAAGGGACATGATGTTTGCAGAGATGCTAGAGGACTTCAGGGACAGTCACTTCCAAATGAACAGCCTTCAAAAAAACCAGTTATACAAGCATTCTGCCTGTCCTTTCCGATGCCCTAATTGCGGCCAGCGTTTTGATAGTGAAAACCTAGTGGTTGAACATATGTCAAACTGCCTGGAGCAAGATCTGTTCAAGAACTCCATGCTGGAAGAGAATGAGAGGGATCACAGGCGTAAGCATTTCTGCAACCTTTGCGGGAAAGGATTTTATCAGCGTTGCCACTTGCGGGAACACTATACCGTTCATACCAAGGAAAAACAGTTTGTTTGTCAGACATGTGGGAAGCAGTTCTTAAGAGAGCGCCAGTTGCGGCTCCACAATGATATGCACAAAGGCATGGCCAGGTATGTCTGTTCCATTTGTGATCAAGGAAACTTCCGAAAACATGACCATGTACGGCATATGATATCTCACTTATCAGCTGGAGAGACTATATGCCAGGTCTGCTTTCAGATATTCCCAAATAATGAGCaactggagcagcacagggatgttcATCTGTATACATGTGGAGTATGTGGagcaaaatttaatttgagGAAAGATATGAGATCTCACTATAATGCCAAGCATTTGAAAAGAACATAA